ATCTGCAAAGAAGTTTGAACCATCAACCACTGCATCTGGATCGTCTGTGTACAGATTTGCCTCTATCTGTGGATGTCCCTCATTTTCCCTGGAGGATCCCAGACCGCTTCCAGTTAGATTTGAGGAGCCCAGGATCATCTCAGAGTCATCTATTACAATGATCTTGGAGTGAACATGGTTGTTGTACTTTATGAATATTTTATCCTTGAAAATGGTTTTCCACTGTTCAACATCATCCAACTGATGGATACGCTTGAAAACATCTTCTTTTTGAAGTTTTGTGATTAAGTAAAGTTCAAGGTCTGGATTGTTTGATACTGCATTTTCGAATGCAGTTACAAGTTCTTCCCCAAGGGTTATCCATGGGTATATGATGTAGATATGGCTCTGGGCATAGCTTATCCTTTCATGGATCTTCCTGAGGTAGGATCTGTCTTCCTTTAAAAATGTTGGGAGAAACTCTGTGACATGATCATCACGTTGAAAAAGCATTTGCTCACCTTACAATCAGTTTAACCCTAAAACATCTCCCATGTCACTTATCTTCCCTTCTTCTGCAGTTACAACGTATCTAACTGCCTTTATAACTCCATTTACAAATGCCTGTCTGCTGTGGGCTCTATGAACAAATTCTATTCGTTCTCCCTCACCTGCAAAGAGTACTGTGTGGTCCCCTACAATGTCTCCTCCACGCACTGCGTGTACTCCTATCTCTTCAGCTTTTCTCTCACCAACTATTCCCTTTCTGCCGTAAACCCCAACGTCATCCATGTTGCGGTTGAGTTCCTCTGCTATGATTTCTGCAGCCCTGACAGCTGTTCCTGATGGTGCGTCCTTCTTGTGTTTGTGGTGGGCTTCGATGATCTCAACATCGTAGTCACCGAGGATCCTTGCAAGGTCACGCACAACCTTGAAGAACACGTTAACACCAACAGCCATGTTAGGAGCTATAACTACTTTGATGCTGTTTTCTTTGATTGAGGATCTGATGGTTTCCATCTCTTCGTCTGTGAATCCTGTTGTTCCCACAACCAGATTCACACCGCACTCTGCACAGGTCTTTATGGTGACCATTGCAGCTTTGGCTATTGTAAAGTCAATGAGCACGTCTGGTTTCTTTGCTGTGAGCTCTTCTTTGAGGTTTTCAGCTCCTGTGACTTTCACACCGATTTCCCCAACTCCTATAGCTTCCCCAACATCTTTACCTTCAAGGGGTGAGTTTGGAGCTTCTATTGCTGCCACAACTTCCATATCATCCTGTTGAAGTACTGTTTTGATTATCTTTGAACCCATTCTTCCGCATGCACCTGTTACAGCCACTTTTATCATTTTATCCATCTCCATTTAACTAAGAATATACATGATGAATCTGTAAAGATTTTTATGTTGATTCATGTTTTTAAATTAACTTTTAAAGATTTATAGGCTATTATAAATATTTTTTTTGATAAGATTTCTTCATCGTGGAGTATCAAGAGAAATAAGTTTTCGTTTTTGCACATCTTTTCAGGATAATTCATAAGCTCAGATCATTCCCCACTCCTGCTT
This genomic stretch from Methanobacterium aggregans harbors:
- the dapB gene encoding 4-hydroxy-tetrahydrodipicolinate reductase; the encoded protein is MIKVAVTGACGRMGSKIIKTVLQQDDMEVVAAIEAPNSPLEGKDVGEAIGVGEIGVKVTGAENLKEELTAKKPDVLIDFTIAKAAMVTIKTCAECGVNLVVGTTGFTDEEMETIRSSIKENSIKVVIAPNMAVGVNVFFKVVRDLARILGDYDVEIIEAHHKHKKDAPSGTAVRAAEIIAEELNRNMDDVGVYGRKGIVGERKAEEIGVHAVRGGDIVGDHTVLFAGEGERIEFVHRAHSRQAFVNGVIKAVRYVVTAEEGKISDMGDVLGLN